Proteins from a genomic interval of Rubinisphaera italica:
- a CDS encoding PQQ-binding-like beta-propeller repeat protein has translation MDSNIFHYNSGKKMSMYLRDSVLLIALSCVATYADDWPRFRGSAGSGVVENSESLPNQWSPTVNLAWKLPLPGPGASSPIIIGNKVIVTCYSGYGLDPNHPGEIESLVRNLLCVDLRTGTLLWQNNVKASLPEDLYDQSGVSSHGYASHTPVSDGENIYCFFGKGGVYAFDLNGNELWHANAGKESDPPKWGSSSSPVLYKNTLIITASAESQSIIGFDKVTGKKKWQQEATGLDGMWGTPILVEVDSQRTDLVMLVSGELWGLDPETGQLRWYSEATGSQQAYTSVISLGHQVFAFSGQGSRSLTLEIDGLGNIEDDYTVWTSSVSATYASPVLHQSKVYVVSNGILTAVDSKSGKRLLQIRLKDFQQTGNARFGSLDYASPVVVDNRLFYLNASGQAYVFGLEDDVELLAVNKITTENENFWGSPAVSNGRMVLRSSANLYCIAKSGSPIENQKPEATEFDVAELQQHAEKPRNNPVHVIDQSEEYVDEIIDAEGERTKNTRLKRPRRPVSESD, from the coding sequence TGGATTCCAACATATTCCACTACAACTCAGGTAAGAAGATGAGTATGTATTTGAGAGACTCTGTGTTATTGATAGCACTTTCCTGCGTTGCTACGTATGCAGATGACTGGCCACGTTTTCGCGGATCCGCTGGTTCTGGCGTTGTCGAAAATTCTGAGTCTCTGCCAAATCAATGGTCGCCGACCGTGAATCTTGCCTGGAAGTTACCTCTCCCAGGACCTGGAGCGTCCAGTCCGATCATAATTGGTAACAAAGTTATAGTGACATGCTATTCCGGATATGGGCTTGATCCCAATCATCCAGGCGAGATCGAAAGTTTAGTTCGCAATCTCCTGTGCGTCGATCTGAGAACAGGCACGTTACTGTGGCAAAATAATGTGAAGGCTTCGTTACCTGAAGATCTTTATGATCAGTCTGGAGTTTCATCGCACGGGTATGCATCGCACACACCTGTTTCCGATGGAGAAAATATTTACTGTTTCTTTGGCAAAGGGGGCGTCTATGCCTTTGATCTCAATGGCAACGAACTATGGCATGCGAATGCAGGAAAGGAATCTGATCCTCCTAAATGGGGATCCTCCTCAAGTCCTGTTCTTTACAAGAATACATTGATCATCACTGCTTCAGCCGAAAGTCAATCAATCATTGGCTTCGATAAAGTGACAGGAAAAAAGAAATGGCAACAGGAAGCAACAGGCTTGGATGGTATGTGGGGCACGCCCATATTAGTGGAAGTCGACAGCCAGCGAACAGACCTTGTGATGCTGGTCTCTGGAGAACTTTGGGGGCTCGATCCAGAAACTGGTCAACTGCGATGGTACTCGGAGGCAACAGGTTCTCAGCAGGCCTACACGAGCGTAATTTCACTTGGACACCAGGTGTTTGCTTTTTCAGGGCAGGGTAGTCGAAGTTTAACATTAGAGATCGACGGACTGGGAAATATTGAGGACGATTACACTGTGTGGACAAGTTCAGTCAGTGCAACGTATGCATCGCCCGTACTTCATCAATCAAAAGTGTATGTCGTTTCGAATGGTATTCTCACAGCTGTAGATAGTAAGTCAGGCAAGCGACTCTTACAAATTCGCTTAAAAGATTTTCAGCAGACTGGTAACGCTCGTTTTGGCTCACTTGACTATGCATCACCTGTCGTTGTGGATAATCGACTGTTTTATTTGAATGCAAGTGGACAAGCGTACGTTTTTGGGCTGGAGGATGATGTGGAACTGTTGGCGGTCAACAAGATCACGACAGAGAATGAGAACTTCTGGGGTTCACCTGCAGTAAGCAACGGACGAATGGTGCTGCGTAGTTCGGCGAATCTTTATTGTATTGCAAAAAGTGGAAGCCCCATTGAAAATCAAAAACCAGAGGCGACCGAGTTCGATGTCGCTGAATTACAGCAGCATGCCGAAAAGCCGCGAAATAATCCCGTCCATGTGATCGATCAGAGCGAAGAATATGTTGATGAAATTATTGATGCTGAGGGTGAACGAACGAAGAACACTCGTTTAAAGCGACCTCGCCGTCCAGTCTCAGAGAGCGATTAA
- a CDS encoding SMP-30/gluconolactonase/LRE family protein has product MPILKLFSLPVVIVFFQVIGLLQTGAAAEPAFNLTLRSQVPTGPDGLRFHYVESDEVWKPSETAIIVCDVWDSHTCYNAVERLNEFVPRLEATLNAARQQGATIIHAPSGCMDAYGDHPARMRAINAKPADRLPAEITSWCYSIPAEEQSLYPLDQSDGGNDDSDQGRAKWQEQLAAEGRNPGRPWRKQSPLISIDAECDLISDRGDEIWNALEERGIKNVLLAGVHVNMCVLGRPFGLRQMAQNGKNVALMRDLTDAMYNPNRWPYVSHYSGNDLIISHIERFVCPTITSDQFVGGRSFRYRGDQRPNVVMVIAEDPYDTKTSLTNFAVNALGKDFRVTILHADEENRNSIPGLTAIESADVVLMSIRRRTLPPEQLNLIKQYLDAGKPLIALRSTSHAFALRSEDVPAGLKDWPEFDAEIIGGNYHGSYPDELLATTRIAESADQLELLKNVPREPYIQGGHMYKTGPLQPGAQLLLTGHVDGHEPEPAAWIYKRSDGGSTYYFALGHPKDFRQPGFIRLLANTVYMTTGLPVPEATPGSGRRNESSQRWIRIGVPTTETTLSEEDAAQGNSPSWFRCVIDLTGTSKQAQELTVSLENTNQQFDLFWNGTLISRRADGIGQRWTIRATEAEIKSTNLLVLRSNQSNTGLEMSPRLMVSGGQVIDLAGWWQLRVGEDDSWSSWPAEQFFGQQEITFKVEELLWNARILTRKGEFTPGIEGPACDAAGNLYAVNLQRQGTIGRVTPAGSASVFVEVPEGSIGNGIRFNADGDFYVADYQGHNILLVDVDTKQIRTFAHNPAMNQPNDLAITKDGTIFASDPNWNEGTGQIWRIDPDGSTLLVASQMGTTNGIEVSSDEKTLYVNESVQRNVWAFPINADRSLGEKQLVRQFADHGFDGMRADVDGNLYITRYGKGTVVKMSPSGEILQEIDVLGTQPSNICFGGPNGRTAYVTEVESTRVVHFRVDRPGRSWQLMQQKN; this is encoded by the coding sequence GTCCCCCGACTGGAAGCAACGCTGAACGCTGCCCGCCAGCAAGGCGCGACAATTATTCACGCGCCAAGCGGCTGTATGGATGCATACGGCGATCACCCTGCCCGAATGCGAGCCATCAATGCCAAACCCGCTGATCGGTTGCCTGCCGAAATCACCTCGTGGTGTTATTCGATTCCCGCCGAAGAACAATCGCTGTATCCGCTTGACCAATCCGACGGTGGCAATGATGACAGTGACCAGGGGCGGGCCAAGTGGCAGGAGCAACTGGCAGCCGAAGGTCGTAATCCGGGGCGGCCCTGGCGCAAACAGTCACCGTTGATCAGTATTGATGCCGAATGCGATCTGATTTCTGATCGTGGAGATGAAATCTGGAATGCGCTAGAGGAACGCGGCATAAAGAATGTTTTACTGGCTGGCGTGCATGTCAACATGTGTGTACTCGGTCGCCCGTTCGGCCTGCGACAGATGGCACAGAACGGCAAAAACGTGGCCCTGATGCGAGACCTGACCGATGCAATGTACAACCCGAATCGATGGCCTTACGTCAGTCATTATTCGGGAAATGATTTAATCATTTCACACATCGAGCGGTTTGTCTGTCCAACGATCACGTCCGATCAATTCGTGGGTGGGAGATCGTTTCGCTATCGTGGAGATCAGCGACCGAATGTCGTGATGGTCATTGCTGAGGATCCATACGACACAAAAACATCGTTGACAAATTTCGCTGTCAACGCGTTGGGCAAAGACTTTCGGGTCACCATTCTGCATGCCGACGAGGAGAATCGCAATTCTATTCCAGGACTGACAGCGATTGAATCGGCCGATGTTGTGCTGATGAGTATCCGCAGGCGGACATTGCCACCCGAACAATTGAATCTCATCAAACAATATCTGGACGCTGGCAAACCGCTGATTGCATTGCGATCGACGAGCCATGCATTTGCACTACGAAGTGAGGATGTGCCCGCCGGTCTGAAGGACTGGCCTGAATTCGATGCGGAAATCATCGGCGGCAATTATCACGGCAGTTATCCGGACGAACTCTTGGCGACAACGCGTATCGCCGAGTCGGCTGACCAGTTGGAACTACTGAAGAATGTGCCGCGTGAGCCATATATACAAGGCGGGCATATGTACAAAACCGGACCACTTCAACCAGGGGCTCAACTTCTGTTGACTGGCCATGTAGACGGACACGAGCCCGAACCAGCCGCTTGGATTTATAAGCGATCTGACGGCGGATCGACCTACTATTTCGCGTTGGGACATCCTAAAGATTTTAGGCAGCCCGGTTTCATCCGACTGCTCGCTAACACTGTCTACATGACAACGGGCCTGCCGGTGCCCGAGGCAACGCCCGGCAGCGGCAGGCGGAATGAATCGAGTCAGCGCTGGATTCGTATCGGTGTGCCGACAACGGAGACTACGCTGAGTGAAGAAGACGCAGCTCAGGGTAACTCTCCCAGTTGGTTTCGTTGTGTGATCGATCTGACCGGGACCTCTAAGCAGGCGCAGGAGTTGACTGTATCACTGGAGAATACTAACCAACAGTTCGATCTGTTCTGGAATGGAACATTGATTTCACGCCGAGCCGACGGCATCGGTCAGCGTTGGACAATTCGGGCAACCGAGGCCGAGATCAAATCCACCAATCTTCTGGTGCTTCGAAGCAATCAGTCCAATACGGGACTAGAGATGTCACCTCGCCTTATGGTTTCCGGTGGGCAGGTGATCGATCTGGCGGGGTGGTGGCAATTGCGTGTCGGTGAAGATGATAGCTGGTCATCATGGCCAGCCGAGCAGTTTTTCGGACAGCAGGAAATCACTTTCAAGGTTGAAGAACTGCTTTGGAATGCACGAATCTTGACCCGTAAGGGTGAATTCACACCCGGCATCGAAGGACCTGCCTGTGATGCGGCGGGCAATTTGTATGCGGTGAACTTACAGCGTCAGGGAACAATCGGCCGTGTGACTCCTGCTGGCTCGGCGTCTGTGTTTGTCGAAGTCCCCGAAGGCAGCATTGGGAATGGCATTCGTTTCAATGCGGACGGCGATTTCTACGTCGCCGATTATCAGGGGCATAATATTTTGCTGGTGGATGTCGACACAAAACAGATCCGCACATTTGCCCACAACCCAGCCATGAATCAACCCAATGATTTAGCCATCACCAAAGACGGGACAATTTTTGCAAGTGATCCGAACTGGAATGAAGGAACTGGTCAGATTTGGCGAATTGATCCAGATGGCAGCACGCTTCTGGTGGCCAGTCAGATGGGAACTACGAACGGGATTGAAGTCAGCTCTGATGAAAAAACGCTGTATGTGAATGAAAGTGTGCAACGAAATGTCTGGGCGTTTCCGATTAACGCTGATCGTTCACTGGGGGAAAAGCAGCTCGTCCGCCAATTTGCCGACCACGGGTTTGACGGCATGCGGGCCGATGTGGACGGGAACTTGTACATCACCAGGTATGGGAAAGGCACGGTTGTCAAGATGTCACCCAGTGGTGAAATTCTCCAGGAAATCGATGTACTGGGGACGCAACCGAGCAACATTTGCTTCGGCGGACCAAACGGAAGGACGGCGTATGTGACTGAAGTGGAGTCCACTCGCGTGGTCCACTTCCGTGTCGATCGGCCTGGACGATCCTGGCAACTGATGCAGCAGAAGAACTGA